Proteins encoded within one genomic window of Diorhabda sublineata isolate icDioSubl1.1 chromosome 1, icDioSubl1.1, whole genome shotgun sequence:
- the LOC130441055 gene encoding proteasome subunit beta type-7 — MTSVLCPEIPAPGFSFDNCKRNALLESKGFAVPKATKTGTTIVGIVYKDGVILGADTRATEDTTVADKNCEKIHYLAPNMYCCGAGTAADTEMTTQMIAAQLELHRLYTNRVSRVCTANQLLKQYLFRYQGYIGAALILGGVDIEGPHLYMIHPHGSSVDLPYGTMGSGSLAAIAVFESRWKPQMEEEEGVRLVRDAIAAGIFNDLGSGSNVDICIIRKGSVDYKRTYDEANKKGVKQGSYKYKRGTTAVLTTKVLDIEDVSVTPIEPERMDTA, encoded by the exons ATGACTTCGGTATTGtgtccagaaattccagctccAGGTTTTTCATTTGACAATTGCAAAAg AAATGCTCTTTTGGAAAGCAAAGGATTTGCAGTGCCCAAAGCAACAAAAACTGGAACCACTATTGTAGGAATCGTCTACAAAGATGGGGTTATACTCGGAGCAGATACAAGAGCAACGGAAGATACCACCGTTGCAGAcaaaaactgtgaaaaaattCACTATCTTGCTCCAAATATGTA ttgCTGTGGTGCTGGTACAGCAGCAGATACCGAAATGACTACTCAAATGATAGCAGCCCAACTTGAGCTTCACAGATTATATACGAATAGAGTCAGTAGAGTCTGTACAGCTAACCAGTTGTTGAAGCAGTACTTGTTCCGTTATCAAGGATATATTGGAGCAGCTCTCATTCTTGGTGGTGTTGATATCGAAGGTCCTCATCTATACATGATTCATCCCCATGGATCAAGTGTCGATCTCCCATATG GTACTATGGGTTCTGGTTCCTTAGCAGCCATAGCAGTTTTCGAATCACGTTGGAAACCTcaaatggaagaagaagaaggtgtAAGGCTTGTTAGAGACGCAATTGCTGCCGGTATATTCAATGATTTGGGATCAGGTTCCAATGTGGATATATGTATAATAAGAAAAGGTTCTGTTGATTACAAAAGAACATATGATGAAGCTAACAAAAAAGGAGTTAAACAAGGTTCTTATAAGTATAAAAGGGGAACAACGGCTGTACTCACTACCAAAGTATTGGATATTGAAGATGTTTCTGTTACACCTATTGAACCTGAAAGGATGGATACTGCATAA
- the LOC130450079 gene encoding dolichyl-diphosphooligosaccharide--protein glycosyltransferase subunit 2: MKFFRISILVLAIISVLLCATTYASIGGYISQTDKNKFIQILGRTLKVDGDDIVSPYYGARGYQILTVPVEKQQVAENCAHLKKNFKYQSLESSFYVYNTWKILGCQGSLHTPEDVKTIESTLEAGKSTITDIRYALEILTLLKQQIPGAAKVAQMIQLKLKEDDSLQNLGQALHAASLLGANGKFANDRVEDIIVQADEVDGKLLQWEGGLTTTSLILTGLHRLLGKSPLNAVQADKFTNYLLTRKTVQTPKGVLALLEAALAIASSEISPVSISIIGTPQISLEKPDLKIQVSNLLGVPHKIPPTPVVAESITKLSDNSVVLSKQTLKAGSSSTEYILPLKLDPGLYKIVINAGSHSSDFVIRALGQLTVKSLEVGISDSDGGAALKLTKLTYKNKLGQLLQADAGQNLIVKFTLSRPVHQAFLRLHSGKKEIIFVAEQDSSKAYMIEVNLEKELGRSGKFEMELILGDSLITNPIRWDLGSIEVNLGSAAKDEVKQGRGPKPDIQHLFRPAEKRPPEVVSMFFTALTAAPFLLLLILWGKIGINFGNFTPLAIPFHLGFGSILGLFTLFWLKLDMFVTCAWLVPIGGFTFFSGHKILSYMARNRKQEKSDK, translated from the exons atgaaattttttaggATTTCCATCTTAG tTTTAGCCATAATTTCGGTATTATTATGTGCCACAACATATGCAAGTATTGGAGGTTACATTAGTCAAACAGATAagaacaaatttattcaaattttgggGCGAACATTAAAAGTGGACGGGGACGATATTGTTTCCCCATACTATGGAGCAAGAGGATATCAGATTTTGACAGTACCCGTTGAAAAGCAGCAAGTAGCTGAAAATTGTGCTCACTTGAAGAAAAACTTCAAGTATCAAAGTCTGGAAAGTAGTTTTTACGTGTACAATACATGGAAGATTTTAGGATGTCAAGGATCTCTTcacacaccagaagatgttaaG ACGATTGAGTCAACATTGGAGGCTGGAAAATCTACCATAACTGATATTCGTTATGCCTTAGAAATTCTGACTTTGCTTAAACAGCAAATACCAGGTGCTGCAAAAGTAGCTCAAATGattcaattaaaactaaaaGAAGATGACAGTCTTCAAAACTTGGGACAAGCTTTGCATGCTGCTTCCTTGCTAGGTGCGAACGGAAAATTTGCCAATGATAGAGTAGAAGATATCATTGTACAAGCTGATGAAGTAGATGGTAAACTACTTCAATGGGAAGGGGGATTAACAACAACTTCTTTGATTTTAACAGGCTTGCATAGACTTCTAGGAAAATCGCCTTTAAATGCTGTACAAGCCGACaaatttactaattatttattaacaagaaaaacaGTACAAACACCAAAAGGAGTTTTAGCCCTTTTAGAAGCTGCACTAGCAATAGCCTCAAGTGAAATATCTCCTGTTAGTATATCAATTATAGGAACGCCCCAAATTTCTCTTGAAAAACCAGATCTTAAAATTCAAGTCAGTAATTTACTTGGGGTCCCTCACAAAATTCCTCCCACCCCTGTAGTAGCAGAAAGTATAACAAAATTATCTGATAATTCAGTTGTACTATCAAAACAAACTTTGAAAGCAGGGTCCAGTTCTACTGAATACATTTTGCCTTTAAAGTTAGATCCCGGTTTATATAAAATAGTAATCAATGCTGGTAGTCATTCATCAGATTTTGTCATTAGAGCTTTGGGACAGTTGACTGTAAAATCTTTGGAAGTAGGCATTAGTGATTCAGATGGAGGTGCAGCTCTTAAACTTACCAAACTTACTTATAAGAATAAACTTGGTCAATTGCTACAAGCTGATGCCGGTCAGAATTTGATTGTAAAATTCACATTATCCCGACCTGTTCATCAAGCTTTTCTCAGGCTTCACTCTGGTAAAAAGGAGATCATATTCGTAGCCGAACAAGACAGCAGTAAAGCTTACATGATTGAAgtgaatttagaaaaagaattgGGTAGATCAGGTAAATTTGAAATGGAACTAATATTGGGAGATAGCTTAATAACAAATCCAATTAGGTGGGATTTGGGCTCTATTGAAGTCAATTTAGGTTCTGCAGCCAAAGATGAAGTTAAACAAGGTAGAGGACCTAAACCGGATATTCAGCATTTGTTCCGACCAGCTGAAAAACGACCACCAGAAGTAGTATCTATGTTTTTCACTGCTCTAACAGCCGCACCATTTCTTCTCCTACTTATATTATGGGGAAAAATCGGAATCAATTTCGGTAACTTTACACCTTTGGCTATACCTTTTCATTTAGGATTTGGATCGATTTTGGGGTTGTTCACTTTGTTCTGGTTAAAGCTGGATATGTTTGTTACGTGTGCTTGGTTGGTTCCAATCGGTGGGTTCACATTTTTCTCAGGGCataaaatattaagttatatGGCTAGAAACAGAAAGCAAGAAAAGTCTGATAAATAA